In one Culex quinquefasciatus strain JHB chromosome 2, VPISU_Cqui_1.0_pri_paternal, whole genome shotgun sequence genomic region, the following are encoded:
- the LOC119765968 gene encoding uncharacterized protein LOC119765968 → MTDRVPVVPHLRSTDLIQPLRETQPDTVHFKGTFPLRRFKSNPDLVALRVVEQNRYDRIPSPPVCGLDVHRMHRKLERINPPRDRRVEKTRLYNRPSSMELPNSTEKTKCDEESDVKEFGQLCQEFSTQVSLLK, encoded by the exons ATGACCGATCGCGTCCCCGTGGTTCCGCACCTTCGCTCAACGGACCTCATCCAGCCACTTCGTGAGACCCAACCGGACACGGTTCACTTCAAGGGAACGTTCCCGTTGCGTCGCTTTAAGTCCAACCCGGATCTGGTGGCACTGCGGGTCGTCGAGCAGAATCGCTACGACCGGATCCCTTCGCCTCCGGTTTGCGGGCTGGACGTGCACCGGATGCACCGGAAGTTGGAACGGATCAATCCACCGCGAGATAGGAGAGTCG AGAAAACGAGGCTGTACAACCGCCCGAGCTCGATGGAATTGCCGAATAGTACTGAAAAGACCAAATGTGACGAGGAAAGTGATGTCAAAGAGTTCGGTCAGCTGTGCCAGGAGTTCTCCACCCAAGTGTCCTTGCTGAAATGA